In a single window of the Azospirillum thiophilum genome:
- a CDS encoding putative 2-aminoethylphosphonate ABC transporter substrate-binding protein, translating to MIRRNILLGTCALALLAAVTSASAAGAATRLTVYTALENEQLAPYKKAFEADNPGIEIEWVRDSTGVVTAKLLAEKDNPKADMVWGLAASSLMILDAQGMLMPYQPKGAEALKASFRDAKTPPAWVGMDAWMAAICFNTVEAEKKKLPKPTSWADLLKPEYKGQIVMPNPASSGTGFLAVSGWLQTMGGDKGWSYMDRLNDNIALYTHSGSKPCKMAAAGEYPIGISIEYTGAQQKTKGAPIDVILASDGVGWEMEATAIVKGTRHVEAAKALADWAASRKANEQYVNFYQVTAHPGVTKETPNYPKNAEAAMIKTNDFAWAAANRDRILADWEKRYGAKSEPKS from the coding sequence ATGATCCGCCGCAACATTCTGCTTGGCACCTGCGCGCTGGCCCTGCTCGCCGCCGTCACGTCCGCCTCCGCGGCCGGGGCCGCCACACGCCTGACCGTCTATACCGCGCTGGAGAACGAACAGCTCGCCCCCTACAAGAAGGCGTTCGAGGCCGACAATCCCGGCATCGAGATCGAATGGGTGCGCGATTCCACGGGTGTCGTCACCGCCAAGCTGCTGGCCGAGAAGGACAACCCGAAGGCCGACATGGTGTGGGGCCTCGCCGCCTCCAGCCTGATGATCCTCGACGCCCAGGGCATGCTGATGCCCTACCAGCCGAAGGGGGCCGAGGCACTGAAGGCCAGCTTCCGCGATGCCAAGACCCCGCCGGCCTGGGTCGGCATGGATGCCTGGATGGCCGCCATCTGCTTCAACACGGTGGAGGCCGAGAAGAAGAAGCTGCCGAAGCCGACCTCCTGGGCCGACCTGCTGAAGCCGGAATACAAGGGCCAGATCGTCATGCCGAACCCGGCATCCTCGGGCACCGGCTTCCTCGCGGTGTCGGGCTGGCTGCAGACGATGGGCGGCGACAAGGGCTGGTCCTACATGGACCGCCTGAACGACAATATCGCGCTCTACACCCATTCGGGATCCAAGCCCTGCAAGATGGCGGCGGCCGGCGAATATCCCATCGGCATCTCCATCGAATACACCGGCGCCCAGCAGAAGACCAAGGGCGCGCCGATCGACGTGATCCTCGCCTCCGACGGGGTCGGCTGGGAAATGGAGGCGACGGCCATCGTCAAGGGCACCCGCCATGTCGAGGCGGCGAAGGCCCTGGCCGACTGGGCGGCCAGCCGCAAGGCGAACGAGCAGTATGTGAACTTCTATCAGGTCACCGCGCACCCCGGCGTGACCAAGGAGACGCCGAACTATCCGAAGAACGCGGAAGCGGCGATGATCAAGACCAACGACTTCGCCTGGGCCGCCGCCAACCGCGACCGCATCCTGGCGGATTGGGAGAAGCGCTACGGCGCCAAGTCCGAGCCGAAGAGCTGA